In Portunus trituberculatus isolate SZX2019 chromosome 10, ASM1759143v1, whole genome shotgun sequence, one genomic interval encodes:
- the LOC123502027 gene encoding uncharacterized protein LOC123502027: protein MEAMKEKKEARKKREESDEVSQFTNTRHQRSSSPPPCISPSTSTPSGEGPATPKLDAISQAVSNILGDGNVTLQRHPEGTDSSTLYHPQLKGDRSQWDHSKKEHELRKTVDGWTPVSDPYKAVSDPNKVVIRTSVSDPNK from the exons atggaggccatgaaagagaagaaagaagcaaggaagaagagagaagagagtgatgaAGTGAGTCAGTTCACGAACACCCGCCACCAACggtcgtcatcaccaccaccctgcatctctccctccacctccacaccgtCAG GTGAAGGTCCTGCAACTCCTAAACTCGATGCCATCAGCCAGGCTGTTTCTAACATTTTGGGTGATGGTAACGTGACGCTGCAACGTCACCCAGAGGGTACCGACAGTAGTACCCTTTACCATCCACAGCTGAAAGGTGACAG AAGCCAGTGGGATCACAGCAAGAAAGAACATGAATTACGCAAGACTGTTGATGGATGGACTCCAGTCTCGGACCCCTATAAGGCAGTCTCAGATCCCAATAAGGTGGTCATCAGGACTTCAGTCTCAGATCCCAATAAGTAG